GCCGTACTCGAACCTGCTGAAGAATGGGCAGGTGATCCAGGGCGTCGTCTCGTCAGTGACGGGGACGACGGTGCATGTCTTTGGGCACGACCCCATCGAAGCGGACTACGTGATCCTGGCAAGTGGATCAACGTATCCGTTCCCCGCAAAGTACTCCTCCTCGAAAGCGACTGTGGCGAAAGCGCGCCTTGAACAGCTCCACGACGCACTGACATCGGCCGGCTCGGTCATGTTGGTAGGCGGAGGCACCGTCGGCATTGAGATGACAGGTGAGTTGGCCAGCGCGTTCCCTGATCTGGAGATCATTCTGGTTGAATCCGGTGACTCCATTCTGTCCACGCCTGGCTACACACAGGAGCTTCGCGACGCGATCACGGAACAGCTCGACGAACTGGGTGTGCGCGTGGTGACAGGCTCCCCGCTGGCATATTTGCCGCCGATTCAGGCCGGCCAGCTAGGACGCTTCAGTGTTCAGACGCATAACGGTGACCAGATCGAGGCAGATATATGGTTCCAGTGCTACGGCGCGACAGCGAACTCCGGATACCTGGCGGGAACGGAATACGAAGAACTTCTTCACCCGAACGGAACAATTCGTGTTGATCCCACGCTGCAGGTCAAGGGACACTCCAACGTGTACGCCATTGGTGATATCACCGACGTGCGTGAATCCAAGCGCGCAGATGCGGCACGTCAGCAAGCCCGAGTTGTCATTGCCAATATCACGCATCAGCTGGAAGGCGGAGAGCCCGATATCTCCTACCAACCCACCAAGGAGTGGGTCATCTTGCCGCTC
The sequence above is a segment of the Schaalia radingae genome. Coding sequences within it:
- a CDS encoding NAD(P)/FAD-dependent oxidoreductase is translated as MTKVVVVGGGYGGVTVAKGLDPVADVILIEQKDQFVHHAAALRAAVDEVWEHAIFMPYSNLLKNGQVIQGVVSSVTGTTVHVFGHDPIEADYVILASGSTYPFPAKYSSSKATVAKARLEQLHDALTSAGSVMLVGGGTVGIEMTGELASAFPDLEIILVESGDSILSTPGYTQELRDAITEQLDELGVRVVTGSPLAYLPPIQAGQLGRFSVQTHNGDQIEADIWFQCYGATANSGYLAGTEYEELLHPNGTIRVDPTLQVKGHSNVYAIGDITDVRESKRADAARQQARVVIANITHQLEGGEPDISYQPTKEWVILPLGPSMGASQLIDADGNMRILGAEQTAEIKGTDLMVSVIRSQLNLP